In a genomic window of Curtobacterium sp. MCBD17_035:
- a CDS encoding bifunctional 3'-5' exonuclease/DNA polymerase, with the protein MHIVLNRVDGGTLATVVSDAGTAQGAPVHVAAAGLPAWIAVHEAPGVRWVWDDTARWYPQVLAAGGRVARCVDLRLCHRILRTAVATAGSPLATAPDGWWDDPGEAAPAPRADALFDDSIFASGPSSTGRIAADPVSAADPVAEFRAQQEAVAGSRDPGALRLLLAAESAGALVAAEMRFGGLPWRVDVHERILEDVLGPRVPYGVRPRRLEELAAVLRERLDDPGLNPDSPADVLRSLRRAGLVVDSTRKWELARHDHPAIEPLLDYKRRSRLLTANGWTWLDEWIEDGRFHPEYVVGGVVSGRWAASGGGALQLPKQIRAAVVPDPGWKLVVADAAQLEPRVLAALAQDRAMAEAGRGRDLYDGVVASGAVETRQQAKGAMLGAMYGATQGEGGRLVPRLARAYPKALALVEAAARAGERGEVVTSRLGRTSPAPSPDQLAAQAHAFSAEGSPALERAARSRARSWGRFTRNFVVQASAAEWALSWLAGLRTRLMAEWPGPVTAGPHLVFFLHDEIMVHTPEGDADRVVEHVRSAAADAGRLLFGDFPVEFPLQVAVADDYASAK; encoded by the coding sequence GTGCACATCGTCCTGAACCGCGTCGACGGCGGCACGCTCGCGACCGTCGTGTCGGACGCGGGGACCGCCCAGGGCGCGCCGGTGCACGTGGCCGCGGCGGGCCTCCCGGCCTGGATCGCGGTGCACGAAGCGCCGGGCGTGCGGTGGGTGTGGGACGACACGGCCCGCTGGTACCCACAGGTGCTCGCGGCGGGCGGCCGTGTCGCGCGGTGCGTCGACCTGCGGCTGTGCCACCGGATCCTGCGCACCGCGGTCGCGACCGCCGGGTCGCCGCTCGCGACGGCACCGGACGGTTGGTGGGACGACCCCGGCGAGGCCGCCCCCGCACCGCGCGCGGACGCCCTGTTCGACGACTCGATCTTCGCGTCGGGGCCGTCGTCCACCGGACGGATCGCTGCAGATCCGGTGTCCGCTGCCGATCCCGTCGCCGAGTTCCGCGCGCAACAGGAGGCCGTGGCCGGGTCCCGGGATCCGGGTGCGCTCCGGCTGTTGCTCGCCGCCGAGTCTGCCGGGGCACTCGTCGCCGCGGAGATGCGCTTCGGGGGCTTGCCGTGGCGGGTCGACGTGCACGAGCGGATCCTCGAGGACGTGCTCGGCCCCCGCGTGCCGTACGGCGTCCGACCGCGGCGGCTCGAGGAGCTCGCCGCCGTGCTGCGCGAACGGCTCGACGACCCCGGGCTCAACCCCGACTCGCCCGCGGACGTCCTCCGCTCCCTCCGCCGGGCCGGGCTCGTCGTCGACTCCACCCGCAAGTGGGAGCTCGCGCGCCACGACCACCCGGCGATCGAACCGCTGCTCGACTACAAGCGGCGCTCCCGGTTGCTCACCGCGAACGGCTGGACGTGGCTCGACGAGTGGATCGAGGACGGCCGGTTCCACCCGGAGTACGTCGTCGGCGGTGTCGTCTCCGGGCGGTGGGCGGCCAGCGGCGGCGGAGCCCTGCAGCTGCCGAAGCAGATCCGGGCCGCGGTCGTCCCCGACCCCGGCTGGAAACTCGTCGTCGCGGACGCGGCGCAGCTCGAACCCCGTGTCCTCGCCGCGCTCGCGCAGGACCGTGCGATGGCGGAGGCCGGGCGGGGCCGCGACCTGTACGACGGCGTGGTCGCCTCGGGTGCGGTCGAGACCCGGCAGCAGGCCAAGGGCGCGATGCTCGGCGCGATGTACGGCGCCACCCAGGGCGAGGGCGGACGGCTCGTGCCCCGACTGGCGCGGGCGTACCCGAAGGCGCTCGCGCTCGTCGAGGCAGCGGCCCGGGCGGGCGAGCGGGGCGAGGTCGTCACGTCACGGCTCGGGCGGACCTCGCCGGCACCGTCCCCCGACCAGCTGGCCGCCCAGGCCCACGCGTTCTCGGCCGAGGGTTCACCGGCACTCGAACGGGCGGCGCGGAGTCGTGCGCGGAGCTGGGGTCGGTTCACCCGGAACTTCGTCGTGCAGGCGAGCGCCGCCGAGTGGGCGCTGTCCTGGCTCGCCGGGCTCCGGACGCGCCTGATGGCCGAGTGGCCCGGACCGGTCACCGCCGGCCCGCACCTGGTGTTCTTCCTGCACGACGAGATCATGGTGCACACGCCCGAAGGCGACGCCGACCGTGTCGTCGAGCACGTCCGGTCCGCGGCCGCCGATGCCGGGCGCCTGTTGTTCGGGGACTTCCCCGTCGAGTTCCCGCTGCAGGTCGCGGTGGCCGACGACTACGCGTCGGCCAAGTAG
- a CDS encoding ABC transporter substrate-binding protein, with protein MHHLRTATVVAATAALALALTGYSGATGTAPASAASSTKGGTLHILTTATAVHLDPATSQNLSTTTLGLVVRRLTTWDIRPGKTAKVVPDLATTTGTPSDGGKTWTYHLKKGIEFQDGTPITSQDIKYGVERSFAPTLTGGLSYHKSLLVGGSSYQGPFDGGQLDSIATPDDRTIVFHLDAAYGDWPWIASMPAFAPVPQGKGDPNTYDAKPVASGPYQVQSNQQGSQLTLVRNKHWSAGTDKVRTAGPAKIVFEESQDESTLTQSLIADSGDAKDSFAATYLGAAELNQVRPNPSAASRVATSKAGPITYLAMNTQRGALKDLQVRKALEYATDKRAFRIAAGGAQAGTYASTLITPGIAGRKSYELYKAPASGNVKKAKALLKAAGQKDLHFTLLTQNDPSYLAQAQALQQGLKRAGIAVTLKPEDVDSFYTDATNDSSYDLVLYGWQPDFPSANANIQPLFASSQIGNGGYNVSHYSNSDVDALITKATATVNRSKANALWAQVDRRIMQDAPIVPLTYAKQSFLRGSDVQHFFVPDFPAYPNYLKVTLAK; from the coding sequence ATGCACCACCTGAGAACCGCCACCGTCGTCGCCGCCACCGCGGCACTCGCACTCGCACTCACCGGGTACTCCGGCGCCACGGGGACCGCGCCGGCGAGCGCCGCCAGCAGCACGAAGGGCGGGACGCTCCACATCCTGACCACCGCGACGGCGGTGCACCTCGATCCCGCGACGAGCCAGAACCTGTCGACGACGACGCTCGGCCTGGTCGTCCGACGCCTCACCACGTGGGACATCCGGCCGGGGAAGACCGCGAAGGTCGTGCCGGACCTCGCCACGACCACGGGCACGCCGAGCGACGGCGGGAAGACCTGGACCTACCACCTGAAGAAGGGGATCGAGTTCCAGGACGGCACCCCGATCACCAGCCAGGACATCAAGTACGGCGTCGAGCGCTCCTTCGCGCCGACCCTCACCGGTGGCCTGAGCTACCACAAGTCATTGCTCGTCGGAGGCTCGAGCTACCAGGGTCCGTTCGACGGCGGGCAGCTCGACAGCATCGCGACGCCCGACGACCGCACGATCGTGTTCCACCTCGATGCGGCCTACGGCGACTGGCCGTGGATCGCGTCGATGCCCGCGTTCGCGCCCGTGCCGCAGGGCAAGGGCGACCCGAACACGTACGACGCGAAGCCGGTCGCGTCGGGCCCCTACCAGGTGCAGTCGAACCAGCAGGGCTCCCAGCTGACCCTCGTGCGGAACAAGCACTGGAGCGCCGGGACGGACAAGGTGCGCACCGCGGGCCCCGCGAAGATCGTGTTCGAGGAGAGCCAGGACGAGTCGACCCTGACCCAGAGCCTCATCGCCGACTCGGGTGACGCGAAGGACTCGTTCGCAGCCACCTACCTCGGGGCCGCAGAGCTCAACCAGGTCCGCCCGAACCCGTCCGCCGCGTCGCGCGTCGCCACGTCGAAGGCCGGCCCGATCACGTACCTCGCCATGAACACGCAGCGTGGCGCACTGAAGGACCTCCAGGTGCGCAAGGCCCTGGAGTACGCGACCGACAAGCGCGCCTTCCGGATCGCCGCCGGTGGCGCCCAGGCGGGCACGTACGCGTCGACGCTCATCACACCGGGCATCGCGGGCCGCAAGTCGTACGAACTGTACAAGGCGCCGGCGTCCGGGAACGTGAAGAAGGCGAAGGCGCTGCTCAAGGCGGCGGGCCAGAAGGACCTGCACTTCACGCTCCTGACGCAGAACGACCCGTCGTACCTCGCCCAGGCGCAGGCGCTCCAGCAGGGGCTCAAGCGCGCGGGCATCGCGGTGACGCTCAAGCCCGAGGACGTCGACAGCTTCTACACCGACGCCACGAACGACTCGTCGTACGACCTCGTCCTGTACGGCTGGCAGCCGGACTTCCCGAGCGCGAACGCGAACATCCAGCCGCTGTTCGCCTCGTCCCAGATCGGGAACGGCGGGTACAACGTGTCGCACTACAGCAACAGCGACGTCGACGCCCTCATCACGAAGGCGACGGCGACGGTGAACCGCTCGAAGGCGAACGCGCTGTGGGCCCAGGTCGACCGTCGCATCATGCAGGACGCGCCGATCGTGCCGCTGACCTACGCGAAGCAGTCGTTCCTCCGCGGCTCGGACGTCCAGCACTTCTTCGTGCCGGACTTCCCCGCGTACCCGAACTACCTCAAGGTCACGCTCGCCAAGTGA
- a CDS encoding ABC transporter ATP-binding protein has translation MSEDRTAPVLDVRGLRVAFGGGAPVVDDITFALHPGRVLALVGESGSGKSVSAMSVLGLLPSTAAVSGSIRFRRTPDAEPVELVGADADVLRSVRGAGIGTVFQEPMGSFTPVLSIGTQIAEAVRAHRSGADVVARTEALLTAAGIADPARVRRAYPHELSGGQLQRAMIAMALAADPVALIADEPTTALDVTVQAGILDLLRRLCRERDLAVLLITHDMGVVADVADDVLVMRAGRAVEAQSAADLFAAPHAAYTRELLAAVPVLGGPSRASRPDAETRPTTGTSSSGPRSTAGSTDREVVARLTDVAITYGGRRATPAVADIDLAIRSGEVLGLVGESGSGKSTIGRALAGLVPVSSGTVEVSGTDLRRARRRRLRAVRSRVGYVFQDPASSLNPRATIGWSIAEPLRLHTDLGETARRARVRELLEAVRLDPAYADRFPHQLSGGQRQRVAVARALALHPVLLIADEPTSALDVTVQRTVLDLLATLQAELGFACLLISHDLAVVRQLADEVVVLRRGHVVERGTAAEVLEDPQDPYTRMLLAAAPVADPIRQAERRSTWRRLVAAGGTTEEARA, from the coding sequence GTGAGCGAGGACCGCACCGCGCCCGTCCTCGACGTCCGGGGGCTCCGTGTCGCCTTCGGCGGCGGTGCCCCCGTCGTCGACGACATCACGTTCGCCCTGCACCCCGGCCGGGTCCTGGCGCTCGTCGGCGAGTCCGGTTCGGGCAAGTCCGTCTCGGCGATGAGCGTCCTCGGGCTCCTGCCGTCGACCGCCGCGGTGTCGGGGAGCATCCGCTTCCGGCGCACGCCCGACGCGGAGCCCGTCGAGCTCGTCGGGGCGGACGCGGACGTCCTCCGCAGCGTGCGCGGTGCGGGCATCGGCACCGTGTTCCAGGAGCCGATGGGGTCGTTCACGCCCGTGCTGTCGATCGGCACGCAGATCGCCGAGGCCGTCCGTGCGCACCGGTCCGGCGCTGACGTCGTCGCCCGGACGGAGGCGCTGCTCACCGCCGCCGGCATCGCCGACCCCGCCCGGGTCCGGCGCGCGTACCCCCATGAGCTGTCCGGCGGGCAGCTCCAGCGCGCGATGATCGCGATGGCGCTGGCGGCCGACCCGGTCGCGCTCATCGCCGACGAGCCGACGACCGCACTCGACGTCACCGTGCAGGCCGGGATCCTCGACCTGCTCCGCCGCCTGTGTCGCGAGCGTGACCTCGCCGTGCTCCTCATCACCCACGACATGGGCGTGGTCGCCGACGTGGCGGACGACGTCCTCGTCATGCGGGCCGGGCGGGCGGTCGAGGCGCAGTCGGCCGCCGACCTGTTCGCGGCGCCGCACGCCGCCTACACCCGCGAGCTCCTGGCCGCGGTCCCCGTCCTCGGCGGGCCGAGCCGGGCCTCCCGGCCGGACGCGGAGACGCGGCCCACCACCGGCACGTCGTCGTCCGGACCGAGATCCACGGCCGGGTCCACGGACCGGGAGGTCGTGGCCCGCCTGACCGACGTCGCCATCACGTACGGCGGACGGCGCGCGACGCCCGCCGTCGCCGACATCGACCTCGCGATCCGCTCGGGCGAGGTCCTCGGGCTCGTCGGCGAGTCCGGCTCGGGCAAGTCGACGATCGGGCGGGCGCTCGCCGGCCTCGTCCCGGTGTCGTCCGGGACCGTCGAGGTCTCCGGCACGGATCTCCGGCGCGCGCGGCGGCGGCGGCTCCGCGCGGTCCGCAGCCGCGTCGGGTACGTGTTCCAGGATCCCGCGTCCTCGCTCAACCCCCGCGCGACGATCGGGTGGAGCATCGCTGAGCCGCTGCGCCTGCACACCGACCTCGGCGAGACCGCCCGCCGGGCCCGGGTCCGCGAGCTGCTCGAGGCCGTGCGTCTCGACCCCGCGTACGCCGACCGGTTCCCGCACCAGCTCTCCGGCGGGCAGCGGCAGCGCGTGGCGGTGGCGCGCGCGCTCGCCCTGCACCCGGTCCTCCTGATCGCCGACGAACCGACGAGCGCGCTCGACGTCACCGTGCAGCGCACCGTGCTCGACCTGCTCGCGACGCTGCAGGCGGAACTCGGGTTCGCGTGCCTGCTCATCAGCCACGACCTGGCCGTCGTCCGGCAGCTCGCCGACGAGGTCGTCGTGCTCCGCCGCGGCCACGTCGTCGAGCGCGGCACGGCGGCCGAGGTCCTCGAGGACCCGCAGGACCCGTACACACGCATGCTGCTCGCCGCCGCCCCCGTCGCGGACCCGATCCGCCAGGCCGAGCGGCGGTCCACCTGGCGCCGGCTCGTCGCCGCCGGTGGCACGACCGAGGAGGCCCGCGCATGA
- a CDS encoding ABC transporter permease: MTANVVDRPVAPTPAATGFRAVARRVGRDRWALASAIVIVVFALVAIGAPLIAGLSGQDPYRYHLGTLTGFGAPKGTGGGISAAHWFGVEPLTGRDLFAIVTYGARTSLGVGIAATILSMVLGVLVGVTTGFFGGWYDRGMSRVVDVMFGFPSLVFMIALTAIVPNRFPAPVLVVLVIGFFGWPAVARVIRGQTLSLRQRNFVVASTAMGAGSWHVIIRQLLPNLAATITVYATISIPSMIGAEAALSFLSVGVTPPTPSWGRTIGDAVGWVQTDPMYLVFPGAALFVITLAFNLLGDALRDALDPRRTEVSR; this comes from the coding sequence ATGACCGCGAACGTCGTCGACCGCCCCGTCGCCCCCACGCCCGCCGCCACCGGGTTCCGCGCCGTCGCCCGCCGCGTCGGCCGGGACCGCTGGGCACTCGCCAGCGCGATCGTCATCGTCGTGTTCGCGCTCGTCGCGATCGGCGCACCGCTCATCGCCGGGCTCAGCGGGCAGGACCCGTACCGGTACCACCTCGGGACGCTCACCGGGTTCGGCGCACCGAAGGGCACGGGCGGCGGGATCAGTGCCGCGCACTGGTTCGGCGTCGAGCCGCTGACCGGTCGCGACCTGTTCGCGATCGTCACCTACGGCGCCCGGACCTCGCTCGGGGTCGGGATCGCCGCGACGATCCTGTCGATGGTGCTCGGCGTGCTCGTCGGCGTCACCACCGGGTTCTTCGGCGGCTGGTACGACCGCGGGATGAGCCGGGTCGTCGACGTCATGTTCGGGTTCCCGTCGCTCGTGTTCATGATCGCGCTGACCGCCATCGTGCCGAACCGGTTCCCCGCCCCCGTGCTCGTCGTGCTCGTCATCGGGTTCTTCGGCTGGCCGGCCGTCGCCCGGGTGATCCGCGGGCAGACACTGTCCCTGCGGCAGCGGAACTTCGTCGTCGCGTCGACCGCGATGGGCGCCGGTTCCTGGCACGTCATCATCCGCCAGCTCCTGCCGAACCTCGCCGCGACGATCACCGTCTACGCGACGATCTCGATCCCGAGCATGATCGGGGCCGAGGCCGCCCTGTCGTTCCTCAGCGTCGGGGTGACGCCCCCGACGCCGTCCTGGGGCCGCACCATCGGCGACGCCGTGGGGTGGGTGCAGACCGACCCCATGTACCTCGTGTTCCCGGGAGCCGCCCTGTTCGTCATCACGCTCGCGTTCAACCTGCTCGGGGACGCCCTCCGCGACGCCCTCGACCCGCGCCGGACGGAGGTGTCGCGATGA
- a CDS encoding ABC transporter permease, with amino-acid sequence MRTWRFVLFRVLGAIVVLFVVAAVTYALFTLLPTNAARAMCDKPCTPDRLAQVKAFIGTDLPWWQQFLDYLSGIFVGRHFGSGSTAVVCGAPCFGYSFQLHQSVTTLILSRLPVTASIAIGAAVLWLVAGVAGGTVSALRRGSVLDRAVMTIAVGGVSAPAYLVGLLAILLFGFVLRILPTGGYVAFTDDPVQWFLHLLLPWCVLAFISAAIYARLTRGEMLEVMGQDHIRTARAKGLSESQVVVRHGLRTAILPVVTLFGLDLGTLLGGAVITEKVFSMQGLGALLIDAVHSLDLQVVVGFTLFAAFLVVTANVIVDLVYGVVDPRVRTGR; translated from the coding sequence ATGAGGACCTGGCGCTTCGTGCTGTTCCGCGTCCTCGGCGCGATCGTGGTGTTGTTCGTCGTGGCCGCGGTCACCTACGCGCTGTTCACCCTGCTGCCGACGAACGCCGCCCGCGCGATGTGCGACAAGCCCTGCACGCCCGACCGCCTGGCGCAGGTCAAGGCGTTCATCGGCACCGACCTGCCCTGGTGGCAGCAGTTCCTCGACTACCTGTCGGGCATCTTCGTCGGGCGGCACTTCGGCAGCGGCTCGACCGCCGTGGTCTGCGGCGCACCGTGCTTCGGGTACTCGTTCCAGCTCCACCAGAGTGTCACGACGCTGATCCTGTCCCGCCTGCCGGTCACGGCCTCCATCGCGATCGGCGCCGCCGTGCTGTGGCTCGTCGCGGGTGTCGCCGGCGGCACCGTGTCCGCGCTCCGGCGTGGATCGGTCCTCGACCGGGCGGTCATGACGATCGCCGTCGGTGGGGTCTCGGCGCCGGCGTACCTCGTGGGACTGTTGGCGATCCTCCTGTTCGGGTTCGTGCTCCGGATCCTGCCGACCGGCGGCTACGTCGCGTTCACCGACGACCCCGTGCAGTGGTTCCTGCACCTGCTCCTGCCCTGGTGCGTGCTCGCGTTCATCAGCGCCGCCATCTACGCCCGACTGACCCGCGGCGAGATGCTCGAGGTGATGGGCCAGGACCACATCCGCACCGCCCGCGCCAAGGGCCTGAGCGAGTCGCAGGTCGTCGTCCGGCACGGGCTCCGCACCGCGATCCTGCCCGTCGTGACCCTGTTCGGGCTCGACCTCGGCACCCTGCTCGGCGGCGCGGTGATCACCGAGAAGGTGTTCTCGATGCAGGGGCTCGGCGCACTGCTCATCGACGCGGTGCACTCGCTGGACCTGCAGGTCGTCGTCGGGTTCACGCTGTTCGCGGCGTTCCTGGTCGTCACCGCGAACGTCATCGTCGACCTCGTGTACGGGGTCGTGGATCCGCGGGTGCGGACGGGGCGCTGA
- a CDS encoding ATP-binding protein encodes MVPDVWAGRVEQLADWRDVVRPRRHAGLYETGRTILGEPGTGKSSLVRRIARDAAEGGDWVTPQLRIPAGADPLKIVASAVLRLADKAGLLATSRQRVLDVLSRVEQIAVSGFSVAVRGEAGPEPFTALFDLLVELGQAAIAQNTVVLIHIDEVQNITDEAALSQLLIALGDALSHQVEVTAPGGVLVERHLPLAVYLTGLPDFEDMAGARKGATFARRFRTITLAALDEADLLQALQPFVFDGWATPDGNGGLESIQMSSGAARAVVALCCGEPFLFQLAGQRAWNAGSASTISQEEVVAGWRGVQGEASAHVERILNRLPAREHEFVEAMAALPPADRTLTKIAAQMGMTSATKVGPFSQRLDTVRGIIDRGKPYSFRNRAVEAYLTTDWPRVD; translated from the coding sequence GTGGTTCCAGATGTATGGGCTGGTCGTGTCGAGCAGTTGGCCGATTGGCGGGACGTCGTTCGCCCGCGTCGTCATGCGGGCCTGTACGAGACAGGCCGAACCATCCTCGGTGAACCTGGTACCGGCAAGTCGAGCCTGGTACGCCGGATCGCACGCGATGCCGCAGAGGGCGGCGACTGGGTCACCCCCCAACTGCGCATACCTGCCGGTGCTGATCCGTTGAAGATCGTCGCGTCCGCAGTGCTGCGGCTGGCCGACAAGGCCGGCCTCCTGGCAACGAGTCGGCAACGGGTCCTGGACGTCCTCTCGCGAGTCGAACAGATCGCGGTGTCGGGGTTCTCCGTCGCGGTGCGCGGAGAAGCAGGACCAGAGCCGTTCACCGCACTGTTCGACCTGCTGGTCGAACTCGGGCAGGCCGCCATCGCGCAGAACACCGTGGTGTTGATCCACATCGACGAGGTGCAGAACATCACCGACGAGGCAGCGCTGTCGCAGTTGCTCATCGCTCTCGGTGACGCGCTGTCGCACCAGGTCGAGGTCACGGCTCCGGGCGGTGTCCTCGTCGAGCGACACCTGCCCCTCGCCGTGTACCTGACGGGGCTGCCGGACTTCGAGGACATGGCCGGCGCTCGGAAGGGCGCCACCTTCGCCCGGCGATTCCGCACCATCACGCTTGCCGCCCTCGACGAGGCGGATCTCCTGCAGGCGCTGCAGCCATTCGTGTTCGACGGTTGGGCCACCCCCGACGGGAACGGCGGTCTCGAATCCATCCAGATGAGTTCCGGGGCTGCGAGAGCCGTCGTGGCTCTCTGCTGCGGGGAGCCGTTCCTGTTCCAGCTCGCCGGTCAACGCGCCTGGAATGCAGGGAGCGCCTCGACCATCTCCCAGGAGGAGGTCGTGGCCGGGTGGCGCGGAGTTCAGGGTGAGGCCTCGGCACACGTCGAGCGCATCCTGAACCGGCTGCCGGCTCGTGAACACGAGTTCGTCGAGGCGATGGCGGCGCTGCCGCCGGCCGACCGCACGCTGACGAAGATCGCCGCCCAGATGGGCATGACCTCCGCGACGAAGGTCGGGCCGTTCTCGCAGCGACTGGACACGGTCCGCGGGATCATCGACCGGGGCAAGCC